The stretch of DNA GCGACGATCCACATTCGTAATCAAGCCAGCCACCGTCACCTGCTGGCCGTCAGGCATATTCGCGGCACGATCGATCAGATGCGCGATCGACATTTCACTCAACGACACCAGAATCGACTGCATGCCGCTCAACGGATGGTCGGACACATACAAACCAAGCATTTCACGCTCGAAATTCAACTTGGTTTTCTTATCCCACTCCTCCACGTCAGGCACGCTCACCATGGCATCACCCATGCCGGCATCATCTTCGCCGGAATCCTCCAAATCAGCGAACAAATCAAACTGGCCCTCAGCCTGCTTACGTTTCAAACCGACCACCGAATTGATCGCAGCCTCATGAATCGTAAACAACGCACGACGGTTCGGATCAATCGAATCAAACGCACCAGCCTTAATCAACGATTCAACCAATCGTCGATTCAACGCTTCCATCGGCACACGCTTGATGAAATCAGGGAAATTCACATACTTGCCATGATCGTTCTCACGTTCCTTGACAATCGCGTCAACCGCAGCCTTGCCAACATTACGAATGGCGCCAAGACCGAAACGCACCACATCGCCGACAGCGGAATACTCGTACACCGACTCGTTCACATCAGGCGACAACACCTGAATGCCCATGCGGCGAGCCTCACCCAAATACAACGCGGTCTTGTCTTTGTTCGTACTCGCACCCTGCAGCAAAGCCGCCATGAACTCCACCGGATAATGCGTCTTCAAATACGCGGTCCAATACGAAATCAAACCGTATGCGGCCGAATGCGCCTTATTGAACGCGTAGCCTGAGAACGGCACCAAAATATCCCACACGGCCTGGGCCGCCTCCTGGGAATACCCATGCTCCTTCATGCCCGCGAAGAACGGCACCTTCTCCTTGGCTAGTACCTCAGGCTTCTTCTTACCCATCGCTCGACGAAGCACATCTGCCTTGCCCAACGAATAACCAGCCAAAATACGCGCAGCCGACTGCACCTGCTCCTGGTACACAATCAGACCATACGTCTCATCAAGCACCTCCTTCAGCGGCTCAGCCACCTCAGGATGAATCGGCGTGATCTTCTGCAAACCATTCTTACGCTTCGCATAATTCGTATGCGAATCCATATCCATCGGACCAGGACGATACAACGCGATCAATGCGGAAATATCGTTGAAGTTATTCGGCTTCAACGTTTTCAGCAACGAACGCATACCATCAGAATCCAACTGGAACACGCCAAGCGTGTCACCTCGCGACAACAGATCGTACGTGGCACGATCATCCAACGGAATCTTCGTATGGTCGATACGTTCCTTGCCATTCGCCTCGATATTGTTCAACGTATCGCGAATAACCGTCAAGTTGGAAAGACCAAGAAAATCCATCTTGACCAAACCAAGCGTTTCACACGTATGATATTCCAACGTGGTCGTAACCGTACCATCGGTACGTTCCAGCAACGGCGACGTATTCGAAATCGGCTCGCTACCCATGATCGTGGCGCACGCATGCACGCCGGTCTGACGAATCAGACCCTCAATACCCATCGCCTCATCCGTAACACGCTTCGCATCCGGATCGGAATCATACAATTCACGGAATTCACGAGCCTCCGCATAACGCTTCGACGTCGGCTCGAAAATATCGCGCAACGGAATATCCTTGCCACCTGTCTGCGCCGGCGGCAACGCCTTGGTGATGCGCTCGCCCATGGAAAATTCGTAGCCCATGATTCGCGCTGAATCCTTCAGCGCCTGCTTGGTTTTGATAGTGCCGTAGATCACACATTGCGCGACCTTGTCTCGACCGTACTTGTCGCCGACGTAATCAAGCACGCGGCCGCGGCCATCCGGATCGAAATCGACGTCGATATCAGGTAGTGACACACGTTCCGGGTTAAGGAATCGTTCGAAGATCAGGCCATGTTTGATTGGGTCGAGTTCGGTGATGCCCATGGCGTACGCCACCATGGCTCCTGCCGCCGATCCACGGCCCGGCCCCACCATAACGCCATGCGATTTAGCCCAATTGATGTAGTCGGCCACCACGAGGAAGTAACCGCAGAACTGCATCTGGCAGATCACACCGCATTCGTAATCGGCCTGCTTGAGCACTTCGATCGGCGGATGCCCGTCATAGCGCTGTTCCAAGCCTTCCTCGACTTTCCGCAGGAACAGCGAGGTCTCGTCCCAGCCTTCCGGGCAGTCGAATTGCGGCATGAACGCGCCGTCCTCATGATCGTCGAACATGACGTTGCAGCGTTCGGCGATTTCCAACGTGTTGTCACACGCCTCGGGAATGTCTTTGAATAGTTCGCGCATTTCTTCGGCGGATTTCAGGTAGTAGCCGGTTCCGTCGAATTTGAATCGTCCCGGCTCGTCCAGCGTGGAACCCGAGTTGATGCATAGCATGGCATCCTGCGAGCCAGCGTCTTCGGCACGCACGTAATGCGAATCGTTGGTGGCAAGCAGCGGCGCGTTCAGCTTTTTCGCGATGTCCAGCAGACCATCGGTCACTTGCTTTTCGATCTTCAGACCGTGATCCATGAATTCGATATAGAAATTGTCGCGTCCGAAAATATCCTGCAATTCCCCTGCGGCACGCAATGCTTCATCGAACTGGCCGAGCAGCAGTCGCGTTTGGATGATTCCTGACGGGCATCCGGAAGATGCGATGATGCCTTTGGAATATTTGGCAAGGATTTCCTTATCCATTCGGGGGTATCGCATGACACGGCCCTCAAGATTCGCATCGGTGGACGCTTTCATAAGATTGACGAGGCCTTCGTCGGTTTCGGCCCACATCGTAAGGTGGGTGATCAGGCCACCGCCGGATACGTCGTTGGGGTTGCGCCGGCGATGCTGCGGATCAATATCGGGATTCCAGTTGGTGTCCCAGCTGACGCGGGTTTGATCCTGTCGCGCGGTTTCCGGCGTCACATACGCTTCGATGCCGATGATTGGTTTGACGCCCTCTTTGACCGCGGTGCTCCACATTTCGTACGCGCCATGCATATTACCGTGGTCGGTGATGCCGACTGCGGGCATATTGAGTTCTTTGGCGCGCTTGACCAGATCCGGAATTTTCGATGCGCCGTCAAGCAGCGAATAATGCGTGTGATTATGCAGTTGTACGAAATTTCCGGAAGTAGCCATGCACTCCAATCTACCGGTGATTGGTGACGTGCACTCACGCTTCGGGCTTGCCTTGTGTGTCGTGCCTACCGCGCATCACATCAAGCGCATGCTGCAAATCAGCTGGATAATGCGATTTCACCGTAGTCCAGATACGAGTTCGCGGATGGCGGAATTCGAGTTGCATCGCGTGCAGCCACTGCCGCTCCAGTCCCAACGTTTCGCTCAGTTGCGGATTGGCGCCATACATGGCGTCTCCGGCAAGCGGATGCCCGATGGATGAGAAATGCACGCGAATCTGATGCGTGCGCCCTGTTTCAAGGTTCACGGAAACCAGTGTCGCCTCACCGAAGCGTTCCATCACATCCCAATGGGTGACGGCCTCTTTGCCGGCGGGCGTCACGCAAAAACGGAAATCAGAGACTTTGGCGCGACCGATCGGTGCTTCGATGGTTGCTTTGTTTTCCCTGAGATTGCCTTGCACGAGCGCATGATAGGTTTTCACGACTTCATGTTCGGCGAATTGCCTGCGCATTTCCACGTAGGCGAGATCGGACTTGCATACGAGCATCAAACCGGATGTGCCCACGTCGAGGCGGGATACGATGCCTTGACGCCCTGCAGCGCCATAAGAGGTGATGTGCACTCCCCTGTCAAGCAGACTGCCGAGCACCGTCGGACCTGTCCAGCCGACGGAAGCATGAGCCGCCACACCCACCGGCTTGTCAACCACCACCAAATCGTCATCTTCGTAGACCACGGCCATATCATGTGCGATCGGTTCAGGCTCGGTTCGTTCCTCGACAATATCGAATTCCACGGTTTCGCCTGATTGCAGGGTCGACGATTTAGAAATGTCACGGCCAAGCACACGTGCCTGCCCGCTTTCGATGAGTTCCGCTGCCTTGGCACGGGAAATGCCTAGCATTTTGGCAACGGCGACATCGAAACGTTTGCCGACAAGCGCGTCGGGTGCGGGAACAAGACGGCTCATGCGCTCTTCTCTCCAGCCATCCGTTCCATCTGTTCCTTGTTCCGTTCGTCAAGTTCCTTCTGGCTGAACGGTTCTCCTACGAACAGCAGCACGACTGCGGCAACGCCAGCCACCATCAGGAAAATGTCAGCGACATTGCCGACCGACCATCCGTAGTTGAGAAAGTCGATGACTCTGCCGTTGAGGAAACCTTCGGCATATGCCACGCGGTCGATGAGATTGCCTAACGCTCCGGCGAACGCAAGAGCGAACACCACCGTCCATTTCATGGAAATGGTACGGATCTCCAGTACCACCAGCACCACGCAAGCCACAATGGCAAGCAGGGAAATCAACCACGTCATGTTGGATCCCATACCCAAGGACGCGCCCGGATTATGCACCAACGTGAATGAAAGAATCCCCGGAATCACACGTACCGTATGCCCGTCGGCAAGCGCCGACTGTGCCCATGCCTTGGTGATCTGATCAAGTACCAGCGCCGCAACGGCGATACACGCAAAGACGGCCACGCGAGTGCGCAGCCGTCTTTGATCATTTGTCATGATGTCAGACACAGCCTAATCTCAGTCGTTCTGGGAATCCTGATCATAGTTGTTCGTGTCAGACACCTGCGACACGAGCTGGCCGAGGAATTCGGTAAGACGCGCACGGTATTCGGTTTCGAACTGCTTGAGGCCCTGAATGTTGCCCTCGATGACCTTGGTCTGCGCTTCGAGATTGTCGTGGACCTGCTGGGCATAGTCGTCGGCTGCGGTACGGGTCTTCGAATCGTAGTCGAAGGCACGCTTCTGCACTTCGGACTCGTATTCGTCGGCTTCGTTGTGCTTCGTGGAGAAGTACGTATCGCCATCCTGCGTCTTCTGCACAAGGTAGGCGTCGCCTTCCTGAGTCTTCTGATCCAAGTAAGCATCGCCATCCTGCGTCTTCTGCGCAAGATAGGCATCGCCTTCCTGAGTCTTCTGCGCAACATAGGCATCACCTTCCTGAGTCTTCTGATCCAAGTAAGCGTTACCCTCCTGAGTGCGCTGTGCCAGGTAATCATCGCCTTCCTTGGCACGCTTGGTCAAGTACGCGTCACCTTCCTTGGCACGCTTAGCCAAGTACGCGTCACCTTCCTGAGTCTTCTGGCTTAGGTAACCATCAGCCTTGGCACGAGTGTCGGCCGAATACTGATCAGCATCGGAACGGGTGCTTTCGGAATAGTTGTCAGCTTCGGAACGAGTACGGTTGGAGTAGTCGTTGGCGTTGCCGATGAGCTCGTCATACTTGCGCTGGGACTCATCGGTGATTTCCTTGGCCTTGGCCTTACCCTTGTCAACATACTGGTCATGCAACTGCATGGCCAAGGTCAGCATGGCGGTGGCACGCTCCGGCTCCGTATTGGCACTGGCTGCAGCTCCTGCAATCTTCTGCAGGCTACCGGTTTCGGTGCTCGGCTCAACCTTAGCGACCTGTTCGCGCAGCTGGGCTTCACGCTGCTGCGATTCCTGCAGCTGCTGGGCAAGCTGCTGAATCTGCACGGCCTGCTGCTGAGCACGCTCATCCTGCTGCTGGGACTGTGCCGCATGCTGCTGCGTGAGCTGCTGGGCCTGGGCGACCTGCTGCTGAGCTTCATCAAGCCTTGCATTGAGCTGCTGGATCTCAGCGGCCTGCTGCTGGGCCACCACAACCTGCTGCTGGGCGGAAGCCAGCTGACGGGACAGGTCTTCGGTCTGTGCGCGGAATGCGTCGCGCTCATGCTGCATGGCGGTCAGTTGCTCGCCCAAATCTGCCTGGCCTGCTGCCTCAGCCGCCTGAGCGGTGAGCTGGTCAACCTGCGCAGACAGACGATCCACCTGACCTTTGAGCTGTTCATTCTGAGCCGACAGGGCACGGTTGCTTTCCTCAGCCTCAGTGAGTTTGGCTGCTGCGACCTGTGCGGCCTGAGCTGCCTGATCTCCAGCGCCAGCTGCCTGTTCGGAGGCGGACTTCAATGTCGCGTTCTCCTGCTGCAGGGACTGAACCTGAGCGCTGAGCTCGGAAATCTTGGAGTTGAGCCCCGCAACATCCGGGCCGAGGGACTGAGTGGCCTGGCCGCTGGCGACCGCCTGCTTGCCTAGAGCCTCCACCGTCTCGGTTACCTGATCGAGAAAATCGTCGACTTCGTCGACGTCATACCCCTCTTTGAACCTTACGGTCTGAAAAGTATGCTCTCTGATATCTTTCGGCGTCAACAGAGCCATAAATCTTACACCTCGCTTTGGGCTTGATGCCTTGCTGTTGTTGCTTTCATTTGTTGACTCTAGCACGGAACCACCGATTTTTTGCGAAAAATCGGCATTTGACATGCATTAAATGAGGAAATCAATGACAATGAGAATGAAATAAAGAACGATGAATGCCACATCGAAGTAGATGGGACCCATTGGAATAGGGCGGATATATTGGCGTAGCCAGCGCAGCGGCGGTTCCGTCAGCTGGTAAATGGCGTCGATCAGCGATGCCACCAACCCCCGTGGACGCCACAACGGAGCCAGCACGGCAACCCAATCGAGGATCATGCGAATGAACAGCACCAGAATGTAGGCATTAACCAGAAAGTGGACGATGCTACCAATCAAAGACAGAATCATGGAGTACCACCATAGCAACAGAACATAACAAAGCCTCCATCATGGCTGATAGAGGCTTTGCGCAGTCTGCTTTCGCAATGGCTTTCGTCTACGTCAGTCGGCGAACAGATCGTGCGACGAGTTATTTGCTTGCGGCTCTTCAACCTTGATGTTCACCTGAGCTGGGCTCAGCAGGAACACGCGCGGAGTGACACGCTCGATGGAGCCACGCACGCCGAAAACCACGCCCGCGGAAAAGTCCACAATACGATACGCCACGGCCTCAGCAACGCCAGTTAGATTCAACACCACCGGAACGCCGTCGCGAATGGCACGACCGACCAGCTGCGCGTCCTCATAGGACTTCGGGTGAATCGTGGTGATACGGCTCACCCTTCCTCCTTGGAATGGGTTGGCTTTGTTCTGCTCGCGAGGTGCGGACGTCGCTGCAGGCGTCGAAGCCATCGGGGTCACGGAATGGTCGGAATCGAACGAGGTTTCGCTGCTCTCATCCTCCTCGCTGAAATCCTCGTCACCCTCGGCAACGTCGGTCATGCCCAAATAGGACATCGCGCTTTTCATAAAACCTGCCATGAACGATCCTTTCGCGTCTTCGCGTTGCTTTTAGCGCAGGAAATCCGGGATATCCAAATCGCCGGCGTCGCTCGAAGACACCACTTCATGCTCAGTGGTCTGATCGAATGACGGAACGACGGGTTCCGGAGTGGACGGAATATAGGTGGACAGCGGCTGCACCTTCGGGGCTTCCGGAGTCTGAATGAGCTGAGGCTGAGGCTGCTGCTGAGGCTGCTGAGGAGCCGCCGCTCTCGGAGCCGCGGACAGCGCCGACAGTGGAATCGTTTTTTCAGCAGGCTCGGCCTGCTTCTGGGCATCGGCCTGAGCCGCCTTTTTGGAGTTGGCGTCAAAGCCTGCGGCGATGACAGTGACACGCACTTCGTCGCCATAGGCGTCGTCGAGAGAAAGACCCCAAATGATCTGCGCTTCCGGATGGATGGCCTTGCCCACCAGCTGGGTGGCGGCGGCCGCTTCCTGCAGCTTCAGGTCGGACGGACCTGCAATGTTGATCAAAGCTCCGTGAGCACCCTCAATGCTTTCTTCCAGCAGCGGAGAGCTGATGGCGATTTCGGCGGCCTGGGTGGCACGATCCTCGCCCCGAGCGGAACCGATACCGAACAGTGCGGTGCCCGCTCCACGAAGAATGGCGTTGACGTCGTTGAAGTCGACGTGAATGTACGAATTAGAGGAAATCAGGTCCGTGATACCCTGCACGCCTGCCAGCAATGCGGTGTCGGCGGTCTTGAACGCGTCGACGATACCAATGGTGCGATCGGAAAGCTCAAGCAGTCGGTCGTTCGGAATCACGATCAGCGCATCGACTTCCTTGCGTAGATTCTCAATGCCAAGTGCTGCGGAAGCCGCACGCTGGGGACCTTCAAAGCCGAACGGACGGGTAACCACCGCGATGGTCAACGCACCCTGCTGGTGTGCGGCACGAGCCACGATCGGACTTGCACCTGTACCGGTGCCACCACCCTCACCGCAGGTCACGAACACCATATCGGCGCCCTTGAGCGATTCCTCGATATCAGACTGATGATCCTGAGCGGCCTTGGCGCCCTTCTCTGGGTCGGCACCGGCGCCAAGACCACGGCTGGTGGCATCGTTCAAGGAGATCTTGACATCAGCGTCGGAACGCATCAGATCCTTCGCGTCGGTATTGATCGCAATAAATTCGACACTTTGAAGACCCTCAGCAATCATGCGATTGACGGCATTACCGCCAGCTCCACCAACACCGACAACCTTGATATTCGTCTTGTCGTTGAAATTGTCAGTCTGGGCAATCTCGCTCACCATAGTCTCCTGTCACTCGCGTTTACGCACAACTTTATCGCAGACACGCCGTAATACGCGCGCTTTTCGTCGTGTGTAACGACGTTTTTTCACTTTTTTATTGCTAACGTGTTCATTTCGCCTGAGATGTATTCTCTCTCGGCGCCCCCACGCAATTTAACCACATCAGCATGTCATGTTCAATAACTGGCATCCATAGGATCGTCGCCGAACAACGCCTGACGTTCATCATGCGTCGTTTCCCGTGATTCCAACCACCCGTAGGGCAAATGCACTTTCTTTGCGAAGCGCACGCGCCCCCTTGGCTTGTCGACCACTCGTTCGGGGAAACGGGTGTCGGGATCCAGCTTGCCTATTTCGGTTCTGACATCCTCAAGATTTTCACATTCCATGAACGCGCGACGGGTGGAGCCTCCAACGGGGAATCCCTTGAGATACCACGCGATATGCTTACGCAGATCATGCACGGCCATCTGCTCGTCGCCATCATAGAATTCGGTCAACAGTTCCGCATGGCGTTCAACCACACGGCACACATCTCCTAACGTGGGGTCAACACGCTTGTCGCTGCCAGCGAACACATTCTTGATATCGGCAAACAACCATGGTCTGCCTTGGCAGCCACGGCCTATCGCAACGCCAGCGCAACCGGTTTCGGCAACCATGGCAAGTGCATCGTTCGCACCCCAAATGTCACCGTTGCCGAACACCGGAATATCAAGCGCTTCGACTAGTTCGCCGATTCTGCTCCAGTCGGAATGCCCACCGTAATATTCGGCGGTGGTACGCGCGTGCAGGGTAACAGCCTTGCAGCCTTCCTCCTGCGCGATATGCCCAGCTTCAAGGAACGTCTCATGCTCGTGGTCGATGCCAACACGAATCTTCGC from Bifidobacterium catenulatum PV20-2 encodes:
- a CDS encoding YggT family protein encodes the protein MILSLIGSIVHFLVNAYILVLFIRMILDWVAVLAPLWRPRGLVASLIDAIYQLTEPPLRWLRQYIRPIPMGPIYFDVAFIVLYFILIVIDFLI
- the ftsZ gene encoding cell division protein FtsZ: MVSEIAQTDNFNDKTNIKVVGVGGAGGNAVNRMIAEGLQSVEFIAINTDAKDLMRSDADVKISLNDATSRGLGAGADPEKGAKAAQDHQSDIEESLKGADMVFVTCGEGGGTGTGASPIVARAAHQQGALTIAVVTRPFGFEGPQRAASAALGIENLRKEVDALIVIPNDRLLELSDRTIGIVDAFKTADTALLAGVQGITDLISSNSYIHVDFNDVNAILRGAGTALFGIGSARGEDRATQAAEIAISSPLLEESIEGAHGALINIAGPSDLKLQEAAAATQLVGKAIHPEAQIIWGLSLDDAYGDEVRVTVIAAGFDANSKKAAQADAQKQAEPAEKTIPLSALSAAPRAAAPQQPQQQPQPQLIQTPEAPKVQPLSTYIPSTPEPVVPSFDQTTEHEVVSSSDAGDLDIPDFLR
- a CDS encoding signal peptidase II — translated: MTNDQRRLRTRVAVFACIAVAALVLDQITKAWAQSALADGHTVRVIPGILSFTLVHNPGASLGMGSNMTWLISLLAIVACVVLVVLEIRTISMKWTVVFALAFAGALGNLIDRVAYAEGFLNGRVIDFLNYGWSVGNVADIFLMVAGVAAVVLLFVGEPFSQKELDERNKEQMERMAGEKSA
- a CDS encoding DivIVA domain-containing protein translates to MALLTPKDIREHTFQTVRFKEGYDVDEVDDFLDQVTETVEALGKQAVASGQATQSLGPDVAGLNSKISELSAQVQSLQQENATLKSASEQAAGAGDQAAQAAQVAAAKLTEAEESNRALSAQNEQLKGQVDRLSAQVDQLTAQAAEAAGQADLGEQLTAMQHERDAFRAQTEDLSRQLASAQQQVVVAQQQAAEIQQLNARLDEAQQQVAQAQQLTQQHAAQSQQQDERAQQQAVQIQQLAQQLQESQQREAQLREQVAKVEPSTETGSLQKIAGAAASANTEPERATAMLTLAMQLHDQYVDKGKAKAKEITDESQRKYDELIGNANDYSNRTRSEADNYSESTRSDADQYSADTRAKADGYLSQKTQEGDAYLAKRAKEGDAYLTKRAKEGDDYLAQRTQEGNAYLDQKTQEGDAYVAQKTQEGDAYLAQKTQDGDAYLDQKTQEGDAYLVQKTQDGDTYFSTKHNEADEYESEVQKRAFDYDSKTRTAADDYAQQVHDNLEAQTKVIEGNIQGLKQFETEYRARLTEFLGQLVSQVSDTNNYDQDSQND
- the dusB gene encoding tRNA dihydrouridine synthase DusB, with the protein product MPDSIVTAYEESDVLDPRTDAVRPSVPPVIKPVDLGPVHVETPVVLSPMAGVTNWPFRVICESYGPDGLYVAEMITARALVARNPKALRLCHFAPSEKIRSLQLYGVNPAIVEQAAKIVIDENMADHIDLNFGCPVPKVTRRGGGSALPWKTDLFREIIQRVVKVCDAAKVPVTAKIRVGIDHEHETFLEAGHIAQEEGCKAVTLHARTTAEYYGGHSDWSRIGELVEALDIPVFGNGDIWGANDALAMVAETGCAGVAIGRGCQGRPWLFADIKNVFAGSDKRVDPTLGDVCRVVERHAELLTEFYDGDEQMAVHDLRKHIAWYLKGFPVGGSTRRAFMECENLEDVRTEIGKLDPDTRFPERVVDKPRGRVRFAKKVHLPYGWLESRETTHDERQALFGDDPMDASY
- a CDS encoding RluA family pseudouridine synthase, with product MSRLVPAPDALVGKRFDVAVAKMLGISRAKAAELIESGQARVLGRDISKSSTLQSGETVEFDIVEERTEPEPIAHDMAVVYEDDDLVVVDKPVGVAAHASVGWTGPTVLGSLLDRGVHITSYGAAGRQGIVSRLDVGTSGLMLVCKSDLAYVEMRRQFAEHEVVKTYHALVQGNLRENKATIEAPIGRAKVSDFRFCVTPAGKEAVTHWDVMERFGEATLVSVNLETGRTHQIRVHFSSIGHPLAGDAMYGANPQLSETLGLERQWLHAMQLEFRHPRTRIWTTVKSHYPADLQHALDVMRGRHDTQGKPEA
- a CDS encoding cell division protein SepF, producing the protein MAGFMKSAMSYLGMTDVAEGDEDFSEEDESSETSFDSDHSVTPMASTPAATSAPREQNKANPFQGGRVSRITTIHPKSYEDAQLVGRAIRDGVPVVLNLTGVAEAVAYRIVDFSAGVVFGVRGSIERVTPRVFLLSPAQVNIKVEEPQANNSSHDLFAD
- the dnaE gene encoding DNA polymerase III subunit alpha; this encodes MATSGNFVQLHNHTHYSLLDGASKIPDLVKRAKELNMPAVGITDHGNMHGAYEMWSTAVKEGVKPIIGIEAYVTPETARQDQTRVSWDTNWNPDIDPQHRRRNPNDVSGGGLITHLTMWAETDEGLVNLMKASTDANLEGRVMRYPRMDKEILAKYSKGIIASSGCPSGIIQTRLLLGQFDEALRAAGELQDIFGRDNFYIEFMDHGLKIEKQVTDGLLDIAKKLNAPLLATNDSHYVRAEDAGSQDAMLCINSGSTLDEPGRFKFDGTGYYLKSAEEMRELFKDIPEACDNTLEIAERCNVMFDDHEDGAFMPQFDCPEGWDETSLFLRKVEEGLEQRYDGHPPIEVLKQADYECGVICQMQFCGYFLVVADYINWAKSHGVMVGPGRGSAAGAMVAYAMGITELDPIKHGLIFERFLNPERVSLPDIDVDFDPDGRGRVLDYVGDKYGRDKVAQCVIYGTIKTKQALKDSARIMGYEFSMGERITKALPPAQTGGKDIPLRDIFEPTSKRYAEAREFRELYDSDPDAKRVTDEAMGIEGLIRQTGVHACATIMGSEPISNTSPLLERTDGTVTTTLEYHTCETLGLVKMDFLGLSNLTVIRDTLNNIEANGKERIDHTKIPLDDRATYDLLSRGDTLGVFQLDSDGMRSLLKTLKPNNFNDISALIALYRPGPMDMDSHTNYAKRKNGLQKITPIHPEVAEPLKEVLDETYGLIVYQEQVQSAARILAGYSLGKADVLRRAMGKKKPEVLAKEKVPFFAGMKEHGYSQEAAQAVWDILVPFSGYAFNKAHSAAYGLISYWTAYLKTHYPVEFMAALLQGASTNKDKTALYLGEARRMGIQVLSPDVNESVYEYSAVGDVVRFGLGAIRNVGKAAVDAIVKERENDHGKYVNFPDFIKRVPMEALNRRLVESLIKAGAFDSIDPNRRALFTIHEAAINSVVGLKRKQAEGQFDLFADLEDSGEDDAGMGDAMVSVPDVEEWDKKTKLNFEREMLGLYVSDHPLSGMQSILVSLSEMSIAHLIDRAANMPDGQQVTVAGLITNVDRRVSKKGNPWAIVTIEDLESSIQCMFFGKVYEAAAPELAVDTVVQIRGQVEKRDETVSMRATEFNVPTLEAQDEKPVTIMLPPIALDQSHVQQLGQILSNHPGPCEVKLALMDDKGNAKVLTFGDRFRVRRDTSLFAEIKILFGPSSLPLG